The genomic segment ATGCTCAGACAAACGATGTGCATAATAGAGAGGAGAAGGCCGCCCAACAAATTGTTTTAGATAGTAAGCATACTCTTCCTGAAAGCTACTATCATTACGAGTCTTTTCAAAAACTTCAAAAAGATTTAAAAGTTTTCCTTCTAAAACAGGAGGAACAAATATTCCACCATATTCACCAAATTTTCCATTTACTGCATCAAGATTAATTTCTTTTGTGTTATTTATTACTGTTTGATTATTCATTGTTTTAATTTTTTAAAGATGATTTTATATGATATTTTTATAAACTTATGTTTTTAATGCTAGGCTAAGGCCCCATTAAATCAAGTTTCGCCATCGGAAAACCATCTGTTCTGTATTTTGGACTTTTTGTTTCATTGTGTTTTTTAATTTTTAAGCAAAAAAAAACCGCAGGTGAAACACCCGCGGCTATATATATCATAATAATTGCAACGTTCTATTTCTCCATCTCGGAATCAATATTGCGCCACCACCAATTATTTAAATTCATTGTTGTTTTCATATGCAGCAAAATAAAGACCTATTTCTCTATTTTGCAAGAAAATTTTATTATTTAATTAAAATAATTTTTAATCATTTGAGACACAAAAATATACATATCATATATTTTCTTCAACAACTGCTTTTCCTGCCTCATAGCCAATGTTAAATCTTCTCTGAAAACCATCAGCATCGACATTTAAGTCGTCAAAACCTATATTTTTATATCAAATGAAGGATAAATAAGTTGAATATTTTACGTCCATCTTGTTTTAATCCACTCTTGTTGTTCTTCAGGACTTAAAAAAGTCCAAGCAATAAGTCGAGAACCCTTATTCCCTTGTCCCATAGGAATAGTTTTTACCTCTACCGCTTCTTCTTTTTTAAGAGCATTATAAGCATTTTTCAAGTTGGATTTCTTTGATACTAAGGTAGAAAACCAAAAACAGGAATTCGCAAAATGCTTACTCTCCCGAATCATATTTTTGATAAACTTTTCTTCGCCTCCATCGCACCATAACTCATGGCTTTGTCCACCAAAATTACGACTTACTCCTGTAACTTTTTCGTGAGTGAGGTTGCTTAGTTTTCTTAAACTTCCCTTTTGAGCTTCTTCTTGCGAAGCATGAAAAGGTGGATTGCAAATACTCAAATCAAAGCGTTCCTCCTTTTGAATAGCTCCAAAAAAAATGTCTTTTGGATTGGCTTGCAATCGGATTTCAATATTTCCTATTAAGGAAGAGTTACTATCAATGATTTTATTTGCAGATTCTATTGCCACAGGATCAATTTCAGTGCCCACAAATGTCCATTCATACTCTGCATTTCCAATAATAGGATAAATACAATTGGCGCCAGTTCCGATATCGAGACATTTTATATGCTTGCCTTTGGGTATATTCCCAAAGTTTTTGCTACTCAAAATGTCGGCAATATGGTGGATATAATCGGCACGACCCGGAATGGGTGGAACTAAATATCCTTCTGGTATATCCCAATTTTCTATCGCATAATAATGCTTCAATAAAGCCGTATTTAGCATTTTTACTGCTTCCGGATCGAAAAAATCAATCGATTCATCATTATAAATATTTAACTTTACAAATTGAGCTAAATCAGGGCAGCTTTCAATAAGCTGTTTAAAATCATAACGTTTGCGATGTTTACTCCTTATATGTAAACGTGGTTTCTCTTTCGGGTGAGTCTTCTTTTTCTTTTCCATAGCGTTTGCAAATTTATAGCAATTATGACTCGAATAAATAATAAATAAATTGCTTACTTTTATGCCACACAAATCATATTAATTAACTTAAATCCTAAAATATGAAAATGATAAGAATCAATGGTTGGATGCTTGCATTCCTACTCACTTTATTTATGCTCCCTTCAATGCAAGCCAATGCGCAACGCAGAAAGAAAAAAACAACAGTAACAACAAAGCAATTTGAACTTACTGATCAAATGGTAAAAATGCTTAAATTCAGAAGTCTTGGCCCTGCAGCTTATTCAGGAAGAATTTCTGACTTAGCTGTAAATCCTGATAATACTTCTGAGTATTATGTTGGAACAGCTGCCGGTGGATTATGGAAGACTATGAATCATGGAACAACCTTTAAACCCATATTCGATAATCAATCTGTATTCTCCATTGGATGTCTTGCTATGGATCCCAACAATTCTAATGTTGTTTGGGTTGGAACAGGCGAAAACAATAGTCAAAGAAATCTCGCCTATGGCGATGGTGTTTATAAAACCACAGATGGTGGAAAATCATTTACCAATATGGGTTTGAAAACAAGCTCACAGATTGGAAAAATTATGATCGATCCCAGAAACAGCAATGTGGTTTATGTTGCTGCTCAAGGACAAGCTTGGGGACCGGGTGGTGAACGTGGTTTATATAAAACTACTGATGGCGGTAAAACGTGGAACAGAGTTTTAAATATTGGTGAATATACCGGAGTCTCCGATATGGAAATGGATCCAAGAAACCCTGATGTGTTATATGCTGCTTCTCATCAGAGAGAGCGCCGTGTCTATTCCAAGATTGATGGTGGACCGGAATCTGCTATCTACAAATCTGTTGATGCAGGAGCTACATGGACTAAACTAAGCAAAGGACTTCCAAAAGGTGATGTTGGTCGTATTGGC from the Bacteroidales bacterium genome contains:
- the rlmF gene encoding 23S rRNA (adenine(1618)-N(6))-methyltransferase RlmF; this encodes MEKKKKTHPKEKPRLHIRSKHRKRYDFKQLIESCPDLAQFVKLNIYNDESIDFFDPEAVKMLNTALLKHYYAIENWDIPEGYLVPPIPGRADYIHHIADILSSKNFGNIPKGKHIKCLDIGTGANCIYPIIGNAEYEWTFVGTEIDPVAIESANKIIDSNSSLIGNIEIRLQANPKDIFFGAIQKEERFDLSICNPPFHASQEEAQKGSLRKLSNLTHEKVTGVSRNFGGQSHELWCDGGEEKFIKNMIRESKHFANSCFWFSTLVSKKSNLKNAYNALKKEEAVEVKTIPMGQGNKGSRLIAWTFLSPEEQQEWIKTRWT